tctcacACACTTTTCCATCGTAACTTTGATTAAATTGTGGTTGAAATCAGTCACATATATGAAAGTTCATCATACAATCTTTGAATTCTAATTCTTAATAGCCACAGCTGTTATTCTTCACACACTGCTTATAAATTTATCCCACGTGTTGATTGACCATCCGACAAATTACATCACCACACCCCACGGGAGAGAGAACCACTGTGACTTCCTCGAAATTGTAGGTAGAATTGGTTATGCCTTTTGATTTTGAACATCCATATATGCTTTCTTATTTGCAATTTCATTAGTATGTTTTTGTACTTTTTCGTACCACTGCACTATTGCTTGGTGGCTCTTGCTTcttttgtatatatgtatagagCTTGAGGTTTTGGAGTTACTTTCCCCTCCAGTTCTAAAATGGTGAGAGCTCCATGCTGTGAGAAGATGGGACTGAAGAAAGGTCCCTGGACTCCAGAAGAAGATCAGATACTCATCAATTACATTCAACTTTATGGCTATGGAAACTGGCGAGCACTTCCCAAACAAGCCggtaatttcatatatataaccTCAGTTCATCAAACCTTCAACATGTTAATGCTTCTTTCCAGAGAAGTTTCTGTCCACTGATTTTCTTAAAATCCACAAACTTTGTATACATGATCGAGCTTTTGATTTCTCTTTCCTGGGAAATTCACCAAATGCATGCTTGTTGATGATGTTAATTATTGGTTTTAACAACCAGCTTGTTTCTCAGGTTTGTTAAGGTGTGGAAAGAGTTGCAGGTTGAGATGGACAAATTACTTAAGACCAGACATTAAAAGAGGAAATTTCagcagagaagaagaagaaaccatCGTCGAGTTACAGGAAATGTTGGGAAATAGGTATGTATTCTAATCTCTTGACTAAAGTTTTCTCTGGGAACAACACAAATGAACTTAAAATCTAAAAGGTTTTTCAGCATTTAAAAATTCCGAAAGAACAGGATGATCCCATTgtttaatgtgattttttccATAATTTCAGATGGTCGGCAATTGCAGCAAGATTACCAGGAAGAACagacaatgaaataaaaaatgtatggcACAGCCACTTGAAAAAGAGACTCAAACAAAACCAAGCCACCAGCACCATGAGTGATGCTTTCAAGTATAATCCTAACCAAGACACCAAAAAGGAACAAGAACACATGAATATCAGTATCCATGGGAGATCCGAGAGCACAGAATATATTAATCCACAAGAGAGTAGGAGTGAAATATCGTCCGTGACTAGTTTTGATCATAACATGAGCAGCAACATGATGATGAAATCGTCTTCTTCAAATGAAAGTTTGGTTAAAATAACAGATGAGAATTTGGGGTTTGAAGTGGTGTCAGCTGATAGTCCAGAGATGGAGAGTGACTTTTGGTATAATCTTTTCACTAGAGCTGGCGACATTCCTGAATTATCAGAGATTTGAATTGGGTTGtaatttttctctctatttttctataattttttaggtgAGAAGTGGAAAATTATTGTTATCTAGCAATGATGGATGTGCtaattacaaacaaaaaattagtaGTATTGTAGTAGAGTTGATGTGTATATTTCTTTGATCATGACTTTAAAATATGAGTTGTGCATAAAATAATGGTGACTGGTCAAAATCCAAGATAACATTCAACAGAGGCAGGCTCCCTAGTCCCATTGAGATGTTAATGtcaattatttatcttattcatATCTTTATTCATAAAGCAggtaaaaatattgttttcaatCTTTGTCACAATTAAAGGGCATTTGTCGATCTATGATGGGACATAATCTAATTTCTAAGACATAtacatcttttatatataatataatacatcaaTTTAGCTacctaatcatatattattatataattaaatatttatttatttttaatttaatattattaaattatataataatatattatctaaatattcaaagtaatattataataactagCAAAGCTTTTTCAAAACGCTGTTGATTTGGCCAGTTAGAGTATTATGTTTCTCTCaataaatatctcaaaataaagGGGGCAAAAGGAGACCTAGATAAGTCGATTCATACCCTACCGTTAACAACGTTACGTCTGCCAAAATCAATTGCTCCTCTCCTCAATCTCTAGGGTTCCTCTAAATCCATTGAATTTTCAGATCTTAGAATTAAAGATCGTCTTATAATCGACTCGACAAAAGATGGCGACAGCATCTGGTACGTGTTTTCACCCTCTTctatctttctttctctctttacctttcatttttctttgattAGTTTATAGTGGTGATGTTTGGTATCAGTTTCCAAGTTTAAATGTATCGAAATCTCTTACCGATAATTTTGTAGGCATCTTTAAGTATTTGGGAAACCTTCCCACTTAGGATTATAATTACCGTTGTCTGAATGTTTAAATTATTCTATTGGCCTCTAGGTATTAGccatttaaacataatttaatatagGTAGAATTTTTGTTGATTTCAGATTATTGATTGCTTTCTTCACACTTATTCCTTATATTTAATGTGCCTGGCTTGGATTTTCAGTGGCTTTTAAGTCTAGGGAGGATCACAGGAAGCAAATTGAATTAGAAGAAGCGCGCAAAGCTGGCCTTGCTCCAGCTGAGGTTGATGAAGATGGAAAAGAAATCAATCCTCATATACCTCAGTATATGTCCTCGGCACCATGGTATCTCAATTCTGAGAAGCCAGTAAGTTACatgctttcttttttcattgattttacATCTATCTTTCGACACTTTACTGAGACAGCTCTTTCTTTATGGCTTATTAGAGTTTAAAACATCAAAGGAAGTGGAAGTCTGACCCCAACTACACGAAATCATGGTATGACAGAGGGGCAAAAATTTTCCATGCTGACAAATACCGCAAAGGTGCATGCACAAAGTAAGTTACGTAATGTCTCTTTCAACTCTTTCACTTCAGTTTCCTAGAGTTTCATTTGGCCTGGTCATGAGATTTCCTTCTTAGCCCATGAAAATGATCATTCTCATTCCTTAGAGTTTAAGGGAAGCTCTGCCTTAAATTCAATCCTAGGGCTAGAATGGCATTAGCATCTCTTGAGTTGGCCCTTGTAAACATGTGGTTCCTCGATGATGATGTGTGCTCACTATGTATTATCCCTGtgcatttattttcttaataagtATATAGGTTTCTTGCTGtaatacattttcttttttccctttgagGATTTGGGTtataatttaccttttttttttcctattatttaTATTAGGTAGTGGTGtattaataatgtttttatgcTTGTTATAGTTGTGGAGCCATGACACATGATGCAAAGTCATGCATGGAACGTCCTAGAAAAATGGGAGCAATGTGGACAAACAAAAACATTGCACCTGATGAAAAAATTGAGACCTTTGAGCTTGATTATGAGGGAAAGAGAGACCGTTGGAATGGCTATGATACATCAACCTATGCCCGTATTGTTGAAAGATATGAAGCCAGGGATGAAGCACGGAGGAAGTTCTTGAAGGAGCAGCAATTAAAGAaattagaggaaaaaaataataagcagAGTGGTGAGGATGGGGTCAGTGATGGGgaggatgatgaagatgatttaaGGGTAGATGAAGCCAAAGTTGATGAGAGCAAGCAAATGGATTTTGCAAAGGTTGAAAAACGTGTGCGTACGACAGGTGGTGGGAGCACAGGAACTGTAAGGTGAGAGTCTCTTTTTGAAATGCATGTGTTTTATCTGCTTCCCTATGCTTATACTTGATGGATTTGTTTGTCATGATTTGTTATCTTTTTCTAGCATTTTAATTGGTAGAGTTGCAGTTACGGAAAAGTCTTTTCTTTTTAGGAATTTGCGAATTCGGGAGGATACGGCAAAATACCTCTTAAATCTCGATGTTAATTCGGCACACTATGATCCTAAAACCCGATCCATGCGTGAAGATCCCCTTCCTGATGCAGATCCAAATGAGAAATTTTATGGAGTAAGTGACTTGGAAATATTGGGTCCCAGCATTTAAACAAATTCTGTAGTTCAATTGCAAAGCTGTATATATGTGTTGAACATTATTTACTTTTTCCTGACATTCTATTTGATATCATAGGGGGATAACCAATACAGAAATAGTGGTCAAGCTTTGGAGTTTAAGGAGCTCAACATACATTCTTGGGAAGCATTTGAAAAAGGACAAGACATTCACATGCAAGCTGCTCCTTCCCAAGCTGAGTTGTTGTATAAGAATTATAAGGTCATAAAGGAGAAGTTGAAGTCCAGAACAAAGGACACAATTATGGAAAAATACGGCAATGCAGCTGCCGAGGGAGAACTTCCAAGAGAACTTCTTTTGGGACAAAGTGAAAGAGAAGTTGAATATGATCGTACTGGTCGAATCATTAAGGGACAGGTAAATATACTATAAATGATTCactgatatattataattaaatctctATGAACACTTGTTTTCTAGGTATTTGAGTTTCTTTAGCACAGTGATCACTGTAACAGATTACCCAACcaagaattaagtaatttccTGGGAGAGTAAATGATGCTATCAAAGTGATAAGCGTGCATCTGTTCAATGATTATTCAGTGGGgtctcttttttatttgttttctcctttttatgAGGCCCCTGGAATTTTTAGGTGGAAAATCAGCCGTACTTGACATCAAGTTTGGATCCTAATATACCTGCCTTATTGTATATTCCTTTTGGTAGATTGACAGTGTTTCCCTTTTGTAATACTGTCTTTAGAAGGATTGTAACTGACTAAGTAGTTCTGATTTGGTTATTAAATGGAAGGAATGTTGAAAGCATTGTGAAAGAGCTTCAAAAGTTATATTTGTTCCTTGCTTTGAGTAAACTGTAAAGGATCTAATTGTTCAATCTAATGTTATTTACAGGAGACAGCCCTTCCCAAGAGCAAATATGAGGAGGatgtttatattaataatcaCACTACTGTTTGGGGTTCATGGTGGAAGGATCATCAGTGGGGGTACAAATGCTGCAAACAAGTGATACGCAACAGCTATTGCACAGGTGCAGCTGGAATTGAGGCGGCAGAGGCTGCAACAGACCTCATGAAGGCTAATGTTGCTCGTAAAGAGGCCTCTGAAGGTTACTATGTTAACttgctttttaattttgtgaACCTAATACAATTTTATGCTGAAATGCTCAATGTAGCTCTGCATTAGGTTTGCTTCTGTTAAAAATGATATTCAAGTGGTGTAAATTGATGTATTGACTTCAGATAATTTCCTGGGTtcttctaatattttaatattcatgtcggtttttataacatatttatctttttgccTATAGTATTTTAATTCCTTATTTTTAACCTATTGCAGAGCATGCACTGGTGGAAGAGAAAAAGCATGTCACTTGGGGAACTGATGTTCCAGAGCATTTGGTTTTGGATGAGAAATTACTTGCCGATGCACTCAAAAAGGTGAATATATTTCCTAAcctttttcatttcttgtttaTCTTGTTCATATTCTTTAGGTTATTTGTTATCATAATATTGTCGTTTCTGGGAGGGGGATATCCAGAGAATGGTTTCTTCTGAATTTTAGCTGTTGCACTGTGAGCTGACTTACTTTTAATGTTACCCAAGAAAGTTTTTTGTCCAGAAGGACAAGAGTGTCTTAGCTGGGACCTAGTTTCTATCAGAAGAATAATGTAAATGATgttgtaaaatttgaatttctttaatattaaatgttgtCAATATGCTTTGTTTCTAGATATTTATTACTGTTGGTTGATGGTTACTGAACATGCTTGGTTTGGACAGGAGGACGAAAGGAGGAGAGAGGAGAAAGATGAGAGAAAGAGGAAATACAATGTCAAATGGAATGATGAGGTATGTCCACTCAATAGACTGCTTAGTGTTGCTGCCTTGTGGTTATTCTCACCATTTTTGTGTGAATTGTAGGTTACTCCTGAGGATATGGAGGCATATAGGATGAAGAGAGTGCATCATGATGATCCAATGAAGGATTTCCTGCATTAAGTTACGATGTGAAGCTCTGGATTCACTGTATCTATTGCCAGGAACAATGCCATGAATCTTGTATAAGAATTGATGATCTGAATAGAAAAGCTTAGTGTTTCCATTTACTCTAGTAAGGATATTCCACAATATTCCGAGAGTCTCGCTGTGGGAGAAGTTCTTTGTATCTAAATAAATGCggttatgtattattatatatgtgaaATCCATGCAGTTGTGCttgctttatttgtttatgtacTGGTAATGGTGATCTCGCACAAATACGAATAGGAACCGTACATCTTCAAAAGCTTACAGTAAAATCTGGATTACgccaagaagaaaaaacaaaggcaTACACACGCACATATATGAAACTCTCCATGCATCAACAAATGCTACAAACGACGTGCCATCATCTCCTGAAACTGCATTTCAGCCCGGAACCTCTTAATGAACTCCTCTGCTCTTTGGTCGATCCCTTTCATTAGTGGCGATGCTAATGCCAACGACTCCCACATATCATCTGCTGCACCGCCACttgctttcttttcctttgaAGCTCTGCCTTCCATCACATCCTTTCCTCTGGGGCATGCTCGTGGATGCTTAACAACAACCTCAGCAGCAATTGGCTCTTTGAAGAGTCTGTCTATGTACACAGGTACAGCTTTCTTTTTGAAGAGGTAACGGCGATGGCTATGAGAACGACGACCCTGGTGGGATAATCTTAAGGGAAGGTTTTTGTTACGTTGCTCAATGAAGGGAGATGAGTTTGCCGCCACTTTTGTGTTTGTTGCAGGGAGCCGAGTTTTAGGTTTATTGATTGCTTTGGAGCCGTTGAGCTTATGCAACTTGCTTTGTAGTTTTAATTTGAAGGTCTTCCATGCCTTCTTGGGAGGTGGTAGTTCTAGGTTAAAACAAGACATGGAATTGAGGGCTCGTTGGACACAGATTTGCAGTGTCCTGGACAGTGTTATAATGGTTTGGTTCTTTATAACTAACAATAATGCTTTTGTTGTTCTTATTATTGTTGGATTCGTATTCGCTTGGTCCAATTTTTGGACTGGCTTAGATCCAACGCTACGCGTTTGCTGCAGGAAACTTGATGAACTTTGCATGAATATCAAGTTGCTGAGTTCTGACGCTAGCTGTTAGACGCAAATGAGTAAAAGCTTGAAATTGAGCAGCCAGAAAGGTGAAAGGTGAACAGTTTTTGAGGATAACATTGATTGTTCATATGTTTGTTCGTCTAACAGCCactacaataatatattattaataaaaggtttCCGCATTTTCAGTTGTTTATGCTTTCTCATGTCACAACTCTAACAGGGAAAGCAAAGCAACGATTGactgaaaaagagagaatggCGGCATATTGAATACACTTTGGAACATTGTCCCGGCCTCCTGGCTCCGGCCTTTAGTACCATCCAATCATATTCAGATGCAAAGTTGGGACCTTTTTTCATAATGTTGATATTGACCAGACGAATTGATCCTTTAAGGGGAATATTTTAGTCCAACGGGTGGACAGACTGATTGGACTGGCaactgtaaaaataaatattaaaaacaattttgtaaaattgattattaaatatataatataaattgttttaatataagCATTGGTTTGCCTAGAGGCTTGAAAATTGTGAACTGCAATATGAGAATTCCGGATTGAAGGCCGAGGTGATGAAGTGTGGGTGGTTTAATGGAAATAGATCTAGGAAAAAAGGGGTTGATTGAACATTTGCAATTATTTATGTCAACCCTAAAATTATCCAAGTTAACCCCTTAAATTATTGACGTTAATTAAGAATTATcttaatcattatttattaattaaaacaaaaatttatatcatgaaTTTTTAGCAATATTAGAGATTAGacttacttatttttattatcagaatacaagtttgatttttcaatgaaaaaatccaaatatttgcTTTATTCAATAAGAAACAACaagatttagttttttttcaaaagtaaactaataatttaaaaatggatCCTCTTTGTCTTAGGCCAAGCTTTTACCCAAGATACCATACCATACCATAAATTTGATGCGATGGACAGTGATACCCACTTTTCTCCACCTCGTGCAACAAAAGGATATTCTGCGGTGGCCTAAGTGATGGCAATAACACGAAGAGTATTCCATTCATAATATGCATTCAAGACTTTTCACCTTTCCAGTAGACAGAATTCCATACCAACAATGACACCTGGTGTGTGAGATGCATAGCATACATGAGCAACTTGATAAACTAAATATCTGCAAGAAGCCCAGCCTGAATGAACAATATTCCACCCACACCTTCGCAGGTATTTTCACGGGAAACTGTCAACAATTTACCCTATAAATACTTCCAAATAAATAAGGtagagagggagagggagagggagagatAGACATCAAGGGCAGCACACTTTCATTTTTGAatagacaatttttttctcatccaattaaaaagtaaaagagaTGAATTTGCCTGCCAatcaatttctttatttggttcttaaattgtaaaaaataatctcACAACATAATTTCCCTGGCTGTGAAAAGACAAAAACCCAGAGAAATTCATTAAGGAAAAAGTATCCACCAATCTTACAACCACCATTAAGATGGAATTTCAGGAAACTAGATGAGAGATTGGACACCAAGTTGTTGCATTTCTCTAAGCTTCCATATTGGGTAGAGAGCATCTTCTTCAAgctcttctggatctacttgctGCATTGCCCATGCATAGTACACAGTATGTATAGTATCCTGAAACATGAAAATGTGTACACAAGTCAgtttaaattcacttttcctGTTTTTCAATTGGCATGACAGAAAGTTAAAGAGTTCCTTGATTTATTGTTGAATGGTTAATGGCGTATCCCATTATATTACACAAGTAGTGTATTGTCATTCTAGAATAACACCAATGTGTCTCCATAAAAAATAGCACATCCAGGGACAAAactgaataaaaatttgttCAGTACTTACCTTTCCTCCTTCTGTTATTGCACCCTGTCTATCACGTACACAATAAATTTGCTGTGtttgaaactgaaatttaagaaaaaatggcAGTCAGGTCAGCCTTTTCCAAGCCAAGTACTTCCAGATgcatattcaatcaaattcccaagtaaaaagaattttacataCCGCTACAATGATTATAGGGGAAGCTCCCATCATTTTAGTCTCTCTTACTTCCACATCTGATATATGCAGAATcttcacaaaagaaaaaagtaatgcGTGTTGTCAACAATAATCCTTTAATCAGgacaaatacatatataatcctCACAGTTCTTATTTAATACCAGTATTAAGTCAATTAATATACACTGCATATTGTAGACATA
This sequence is a window from Mangifera indica cultivar Alphonso chromosome 5, CATAS_Mindica_2.1, whole genome shotgun sequence. Protein-coding genes within it:
- the LOC123217069 gene encoding pre-mRNA-splicing factor SLU7-A; protein product: MATASVAFKSREDHRKQIELEEARKAGLAPAEVDEDGKEINPHIPQYMSSAPWYLNSEKPSLKHQRKWKSDPNYTKSWYDRGAKIFHADKYRKGACTNCGAMTHDAKSCMERPRKMGAMWTNKNIAPDEKIETFELDYEGKRDRWNGYDTSTYARIVERYEARDEARRKFLKEQQLKKLEEKNNKQSGEDGVSDGEDDEDDLRVDEAKVDESKQMDFAKVEKRVRTTGGGSTGTVRNLRIREDTAKYLLNLDVNSAHYDPKTRSMREDPLPDADPNEKFYGGDNQYRNSGQALEFKELNIHSWEAFEKGQDIHMQAAPSQAELLYKNYKVIKEKLKSRTKDTIMEKYGNAAAEGELPRELLLGQSEREVEYDRTGRIIKGQETALPKSKYEEDVYINNHTTVWGSWWKDHQWGYKCCKQVIRNSYCTGAAGIEAAEAATDLMKANVARKEASEEHALVEEKKHVTWGTDVPEHLVLDEKLLADALKKEDERRREEKDERKRKYNVKWNDEVTPEDMEAYRMKRVHHDDPMKDFLH
- the LOC123217488 gene encoding transcription factor MYB15-like, which encodes MVRAPCCEKMGLKKGPWTPEEDQILINYIQLYGYGNWRALPKQAGLLRCGKSCRLRWTNYLRPDIKRGNFSREEEETIVELQEMLGNRWSAIAARLPGRTDNEIKNVWHSHLKKRLKQNQATSTMSDAFKYNPNQDTKKEQEHMNISIHGRSESTEYINPQESRSEISSVTSFDHNMSSNMMMKSSSSNESLVKITDENLGFEVVSADSPEMESDFWYNLFTRAGDIPELSEI